A genomic region of Desulfobulbaceae bacterium DB1 contains the following coding sequences:
- a CDS encoding DNA-binding response regulator, with protein MKKYQVLLADDHVLIRHGIKKIIESEPSLEVIGQVGDGLELLTMMKVVTPDIVLLDISMPNLRGIEAIGEAKKICPKVKIVILTMHKSKQYLCHAISAGADGYVLKEDSDSELLTAIDEVLKGKIFVSPVLSKELSSSDVDACRKKKNIPSESLTPRERQVLKMVAEGKTSRDIAELLSISTRTVEHHRANLLRKLNINNTADLIKYAIRKGYVLPNS; from the coding sequence ATGAAAAAGTACCAGGTGCTGCTTGCCGATGATCATGTCCTGATTCGGCATGGCATTAAAAAGATTATAGAGTCCGAACCATCGCTTGAGGTTATCGGTCAGGTGGGAGACGGACTTGAGTTGCTGACCATGATGAAGGTCGTCACTCCTGATATCGTGCTGCTCGATATATCCATGCCGAACCTGCGCGGCATTGAGGCCATCGGCGAGGCAAAAAAGATCTGCCCGAAAGTGAAAATCGTTATTCTCACCATGCATAAGAGCAAGCAGTATCTTTGTCACGCCATTTCCGCCGGTGCCGACGGCTATGTGCTGAAGGAGGACTCCGACAGCGAGCTGCTGACCGCAATCGATGAGGTGTTGAAGGGGAAGATTTTTGTTTCGCCCGTGCTGTCAAAAGAGCTGTCTTCTTCCGATGTCGACGCCTGCCGCAAAAAGAAAAATATTCCCTCCGAATCATTAACACCCAGGGAAAGGCAGGTGCTGAAGATGGTGGCGGAAGGCAAAACGAGCCGCGATATCGCCGAACTTCTGTCCATCAGCACGCGAACGGTGGAGCACCATCGGGCCAACCTGCTGCGAAAATTAAACATCAACAATACCGCCGATCTTATCAAATACGCCATCAGGAAAGGATACGTCCTGCCGAATTCCTGA
- a CDS encoding DNA photolyase, translating into MLKSDNYKHRPVDPARFIRKIFLEESCRDLPYAREILQRASGIPVEIIADRTMPILDAAAYPRNLTTGKQNLLLCANKGSFFKPCPGTKQYCCCDYQVLNIGMNCPMDCVYCILQAYLNNPWISFFVNVEDLVAELELAFSATNQFWRIGTGEFTDSLALDSLTGLSRILVPFMSDKTKGVLELKTKSASIGHLEDLDHGGRTIVSWSLNSQAVMEGEEFKTATLDQRLDAAAQCARWGYKLAFHFDPIIYHPGWQEGYAATISKLFNTVPAEKIVWISLGALRFLPALRPIALTRFPNSKFFHEEFVLGLDGKYRYFRSQRVELYQHLLKHISERVHPATCLYFCMESEEIWQECGFDPVQGKRLPEALDQAVASCP; encoded by the coding sequence ATGTTGAAATCAGACAACTATAAACACCGCCCGGTTGATCCGGCAAGATTTATCCGCAAAATTTTCCTGGAGGAAAGCTGCCGCGACTTGCCCTATGCACGGGAAATCCTGCAGCGGGCAAGCGGCATACCGGTGGAAATAATCGCTGACCGCACTATGCCGATCCTTGACGCAGCCGCCTATCCCCGCAATCTGACCACCGGGAAACAGAACCTGCTGCTCTGCGCCAACAAAGGAAGTTTCTTCAAGCCCTGTCCCGGGACAAAGCAATACTGCTGCTGCGACTACCAGGTGCTGAATATCGGCATGAATTGCCCCATGGATTGCGTCTATTGCATCCTGCAGGCCTATCTCAACAATCCATGGATATCCTTTTTTGTCAATGTGGAAGACCTGGTGGCCGAACTTGAACTGGCCTTCAGCGCCACCAATCAGTTCTGGCGCATCGGTACCGGCGAGTTTACCGACAGCCTGGCCCTTGATTCCCTCACCGGATTAAGCAGAATCCTGGTGCCGTTCATGAGCGACAAGACAAAAGGGGTGCTTGAGCTGAAAACCAAAAGCGCCTCCATCGGCCACCTGGAAGATCTTGATCACGGCGGCCGCACCATCGTCTCCTGGTCGCTCAACAGCCAGGCCGTCATGGAAGGCGAAGAGTTCAAGACCGCAACCCTTGACCAACGACTGGATGCCGCGGCACAATGCGCCAGGTGGGGGTACAAACTGGCATTCCATTTTGACCCGATCATCTATCATCCCGGCTGGCAGGAGGGATACGCCGCAACCATCAGCAAACTTTTCAACACGGTACCGGCCGAAAAAATTGTCTGGATCAGCCTTGGCGCACTGCGTTTTTTACCGGCCCTGCGCCCCATCGCCCTGACCCGATTTCCGAATTCAAAGTTCTTCCATGAAGAATTCGTCCTGGGCCTTGACGGCAAATACCGCTATTTCCGCTCACAGCGAGTGGAACTTTACCAACATCTCCTCAAGCACATCAGTGAACGGGTCCATCCCGCCACCTGTCTTTATTTCTGCATGGAAAGCGAAGAAATCTGGCAGGAATGCGGTTTTGACCCGGTCCAGGGAAAACGACTGCCGGAGGCCCTTGACCAGGCGGTTGCCTCCTGCCCCTAA
- a CDS encoding single-stranded DNA-binding protein, protein MINKAIIIGNLGTDPEIRYTQSGTAMANFSVATTEKWKGQDGQMQEQTEWHRIVAFSRLAEICGEYLSKGSKVYIEGRIQTRSWEDKDGNKRYTTEIVARDMKMLSPKGGGTSTGGQYADEPPPAEPRPGDEVPF, encoded by the coding sequence ATGATCAACAAGGCCATTATTATCGGCAATCTGGGCACCGACCCGGAAATTCGTTATACCCAGAGCGGCACGGCGATGGCAAATTTCTCCGTTGCCACAACGGAAAAATGGAAGGGCCAGGACGGCCAGATGCAGGAACAGACTGAATGGCACCGCATCGTTGCCTTTTCCCGTCTGGCGGAAATCTGCGGTGAATATCTGTCAAAAGGATCAAAGGTTTATATCGAGGGTCGCATTCAAACCAGGTCCTGGGAAGACAAAGACGGCAACAAACGATACACCACGGAAATCGTTGCCCGGGATATGAAAATGCTTTCACCCAAAGGTGGCGGCACGTCGACCGGCGGACAATATGCGGACGAACCTCCGCCGGCGGAACCCAGACCGGGCGACGAGGTGCCGTTTTAA
- a CDS encoding integrase, whose protein sequence is MASNDYYRILGVAKTATPDEIKKAYRKLAMKYHPDKNQGDKKAEDKFKEANEAYAVLSDPEKRKQYDTFGSTGFHQRYSQEDIFRNSDIGSILREFGINLGGMGGGFSSGGFRTFSAGGGKSPLNDFFSQGGGCQSQGCRSQQAVKGQDITLEMAISLHEVLTGADKTIALGRGGERVSVKIPAGIEDGKKLRIAGKGSSSPMGGQPGDLYLHIKVMPHEIFSREGCNLVFEKQIPFTAAVLGTEIDVPTLNGKQFKVKVPAGIQPQAKLRLKGHGLPAGPHGPNGDIFVKIGVEIPKHVSKEQTKLLNELAETGL, encoded by the coding sequence ATGGCATCCAACGACTATTACAGGATACTCGGGGTTGCAAAAACAGCCACCCCGGATGAAATCAAGAAGGCTTATCGAAAACTGGCCATGAAATATCACCCTGACAAAAATCAGGGCGATAAAAAGGCCGAGGACAAATTCAAGGAAGCGAATGAAGCCTATGCCGTCCTTTCGGACCCGGAAAAGCGGAAACAGTATGACACCTTCGGCTCCACCGGTTTTCATCAGCGCTATTCCCAGGAAGACATTTTCCGCAATTCCGATATCGGCTCGATTCTCCGGGAATTCGGCATCAATCTGGGCGGCATGGGCGGTGGTTTTTCCAGCGGCGGCTTCCGCACATTTTCCGCCGGCGGCGGCAAAAGCCCCTTGAATGATTTCTTTTCGCAGGGAGGGGGATGCCAATCCCAGGGATGCCGGAGTCAACAGGCAGTCAAGGGCCAGGACATCACCCTGGAAATGGCCATATCCCTTCATGAGGTGTTGACCGGCGCGGACAAGACCATTGCATTGGGACGAGGCGGAGAAAGGGTATCCGTGAAGATTCCGGCCGGCATAGAAGACGGCAAAAAACTTCGCATTGCCGGCAAAGGCTCTTCTTCGCCCATGGGCGGGCAGCCCGGTGACCTTTATCTGCACATCAAGGTTATGCCCCATGAAATTTTCAGCCGCGAGGGTTGCAACCTTGTTTTTGAAAAACAGATCCCCTTCACCGCCGCGGTACTGGGAACGGAAATCGACGTTCCCACCTTGAACGGCAAGCAGTTCAAGGTAAAGGTCCCGGCCGGCATTCAACCCCAGGCCAAGCTGCGACTGAAAGGCCACGGCTTGCCCGCGGGTCCGCACGGCCCGAACGGTGATATTTTCGTAAAAATCGGCGTTGAGATCCCGAAACACGTCAGCAAAGAACAAACAAAACTGCTGAACGAACTGGCGGAAACAGGTCTGTAA